A stretch of the Campylobacter sp. 19-13652 genome encodes the following:
- a CDS encoding long-chain-fatty-acid--CoA ligase, whose amino-acid sequence MGQGQYNLYEILSQIASTNGSRIAIFDDKARISYKGLFNSVGTLAGHLQAMGVSKGDRVAMVVANSSEFVISYLAITATAAVAVPINTFLKSEEIAYILKDCEARVLFASASLRTEIVKASKSLNLEHIIYIGANDEVASTTASVDQMGAVGESMYLDMPEDVYAKVLSYESLLTSPSKLIPPIAMSKEDLVHIIYTSGTTGKPKGAMISYRNIISNINGAHEQFVVRGSDRFLVFLPMFHSFTLTAMVLLPLVCGASIIIMRSIFPFSNVLKQALLKRATIFLGVPAIYTAIGKAKIPWYFSWFNKIRLFICGGAPLAKQTIDDFKLKFPRAKLIEGYGLSECSPIVSANPLKKQKPLSVGVPLAGYSVKIVDDEMIERARGEIGEIIVSGDCVMQGYLGMPAASDETIINGWLRTGDLGYMDDEGYIYIVDRKKDLIISKGINIYPREIEEAILKIDEVEAAAVIGVRDEHADEEVVAFIQLKDEANISEAMIRKFLKQHLANFKIPKSIHFRNDLPKNATGKVLKRVLKDEINSDK is encoded by the coding sequence ATGGGGCAGGGGCAGTATAATTTATATGAAATTCTAAGCCAAATCGCTAGTACAAATGGCTCAAGAATCGCCATTTTTGACGATAAGGCTCGCATAAGCTATAAGGGGCTTTTTAATAGCGTAGGGACTTTGGCTGGGCATTTGCAAGCTATGGGTGTGAGCAAGGGCGATAGAGTGGCTATGGTGGTGGCAAACTCAAGCGAGTTTGTAATCTCCTATCTAGCCATCACAGCTACAGCAGCGGTGGCAGTGCCTATAAATACCTTTTTAAAATCCGAAGAGATAGCCTATATCCTAAAAGACTGCGAGGCTAGGGTGCTATTTGCTTCAGCGTCTTTGCGTACAGAGATAGTAAAAGCCTCTAAAAGCTTAAATTTAGAGCATATCATCTACATAGGCGCAAATGACGAGGTGGCAAGCACTACAGCAAGCGTGGATCAAATGGGCGCAGTGGGCGAGAGCATGTATCTAGATATGCCTGAGGATGTGTATGCAAAGGTGCTAAGCTATGAATCGCTCTTAACCTCCCCCTCAAAGCTCATTCCGCCTATTGCGATGAGTAAAGAGGATTTAGTGCATATTATCTACACTTCAGGTACGACTGGCAAGCCAAAGGGTGCTATGATAAGCTATCGTAATATAATCTCAAATATAAACGGCGCTCACGAGCAGTTTGTGGTTAGGGGTAGCGATAGATTTTTGGTATTTTTGCCTATGTTTCACAGCTTTACTCTTACAGCCATGGTGCTTTTGCCGCTGGTTTGTGGGGCGAGTATTATTATCATGCGCTCTATTTTTCCATTCTCAAATGTCCTAAAGCAAGCCCTTTTAAAGCGAGCTACCATATTTTTAGGCGTGCCAGCTATTTATACAGCCATAGGCAAGGCAAAAATTCCATGGTATTTTAGCTGGTTTAATAAAATTCGTCTTTTTATCTGTGGAGGCGCACCTTTGGCTAAGCAGACTATTGATGATTTTAAGCTTAAATTTCCACGAGCAAAGCTTATCGAGGGCTATGGACTAAGCGAATGCTCACCTATCGTATCTGCAAATCCACTTAAAAAGCAAAAGCCCCTAAGCGTAGGCGTACCTCTAGCTGGATATAGCGTGAAAATAGTCGATGATGAGATGATAGAGCGTGCTAGGGGCGAGATAGGCGAGATTATAGTTAGCGGAGATTGCGTGATGCAGGGGTATTTGGGTATGCCAGCAGCAAGCGATGAGACCATTATAAACGGCTGGCTTCGCACGGGTGATTTAGGTTATATGGATGATGAAGGCTATATCTACATCGTCGATCGTAAAAAAGACCTAATAATCTCAAAAGGCATAAATATCTACCCTCGTGAGATAGAGGAGGCGATTTTAAAGATAGACGAAGTCGAAGCCGCTGCGGTTATTGGGGTAAGAGACGAGCATGCTGATGAGGAGGTTGTGGCTTTTATTCAGCTTAAAGATGAAGCAAATATAAGCGAGGCTATGATAAGGAAGTTTTTAAAACAGCACCTAGCAAATTTTAAAATTCCAAAGAGCATACACTTTCGCAACGACTTACCTAAAAACGCTACTGGCAAGGTGCTAAAGCGTGTACTAAAAGACGAGATAAACTCAGATAAATAA
- a CDS encoding ATP-binding protein — MQKFIEFIEKNLKGEGIKSPVKASASEALILQNLARSYAQGSPSMGVYELLASHYDTASYEHLAHLNDIALLIRAGWVVQTLGAFKSDLKESGLLGLLHSEVSLSSSFLGLLEYGERPLVLPNLSAYEDHLEYLQDQFGRVEIYKELSFLEAGSEAKERLSASLSELENRIKDRINLSKQPIKIEQIFKENSLNSAEQIIFLALLKEEYAGDFDGGRDLNALINLTSSSELERIKNRSLLEEGGRLLEAGLIDYDEVLNAFGSISRNFFITEDVLHSIMHPKDKAGKKSLLASVIKEQEIFELIEPSTSMDDVVLNAATKELLDTILKQTSKKVIDRLSSWGIKRRRGVDAKVLFYGEAGTGKTMSAVSLAKSLKKQVLSFDCSKILSKYVGESEQNVRKIFDVYKDICARTKSEPVLLLNEADQFLSTRVQGFSGSEKMHNQMQNIFLEQIEKFSGVLVATTNFMESLDPAFSRRFDYKIEFKRPGFSERLAIWRRVLPENAVYEDGFSIESLAEYALSGAQIVLVMKNTALKVALREEAIFSLEDFRASITRELNSSFGESKKVGLL, encoded by the coding sequence ATGCAAAAATTTATAGAATTCATAGAAAAAAATCTAAAAGGCGAGGGGATAAAGTCCCCTGTAAAAGCCTCTGCTAGCGAGGCTTTGATACTGCAAAACTTAGCACGCAGTTATGCGCAAGGCTCGCCGTCTATGGGTGTGTATGAGCTTTTAGCTAGCCATTATGACACGGCAAGTTATGAGCATTTGGCGCATTTAAACGACATCGCACTTCTTATTCGAGCAGGCTGGGTGGTGCAGACTTTGGGCGCCTTTAAGAGCGATTTAAAAGAGAGTGGGCTTTTGGGGCTTTTGCATAGTGAAGTAAGCCTATCGTCCAGCTTTTTGGGGCTTTTAGAGTATGGCGAAAGACCGCTAGTGCTACCAAATTTATCCGCATATGAGGATCATCTTGAGTATTTGCAAGATCAGTTTGGGCGGGTTGAAATTTACAAAGAGCTTTCATTTTTAGAAGCTGGTAGCGAGGCAAAAGAGCGATTAAGCGCAAGCTTAAGTGAGCTTGAAAATCGCATAAAAGATCGTATAAATCTGAGCAAACAGCCCATAAAAATAGAGCAAATTTTTAAAGAAAACTCTCTAAATAGCGCAGAGCAGATTATATTTTTAGCTCTACTTAAGGAGGAGTATGCTGGCGATTTTGATGGCGGACGAGATTTAAATGCGCTTATAAACTTAACAAGCTCCTCAGAGCTTGAACGAATAAAAAACCGCTCACTTTTAGAGGAGGGTGGTAGGCTGCTTGAGGCCGGATTAATCGATTATGACGAGGTTTTAAACGCATTTGGTAGTATAAGTCGCAACTTTTTTATCACGGAGGACGTCCTTCATTCTATCATGCACCCAAAGGATAAAGCTGGCAAAAAAAGCCTGCTTGCTTCTGTGATTAAAGAGCAAGAAATTTTTGAGCTAATTGAGCCAAGCACGAGTATGGATGATGTGGTGCTAAATGCCGCTACAAAGGAGCTTTTGGATACGATTTTAAAGCAAACAAGCAAAAAAGTCATAGACCGCCTTTCTAGTTGGGGGATAAAGCGTAGGCGAGGCGTGGACGCAAAGGTGCTATTTTACGGAGAGGCTGGTACTGGCAAGACCATGAGTGCGGTAAGCCTAGCTAAAAGCCTAAAAAAGCAGGTTTTAAGCTTTGATTGCTCTAAAATTCTAAGCAAATATGTGGGCGAAAGCGAGCAAAATGTCAGGAAAATTTTTGACGTTTATAAGGATATTTGTGCTCGCACAAAAAGTGAACCAGTGCTACTTTTAAACGAGGCAGATCAGTTTTTAAGCACCCGCGTGCAGGGCTTTAGTGGCAGTGAGAAAATGCACAATCAAATGCAAAATATCTTTTTAGAGCAGATTGAGAAATTTAGTGGCGTGCTGGTGGCTACGACAAATTTTATGGAAAGTCTTGATCCTGCGTTTTCTAGGCGGTTTGATTATAAGATCGAGTTTAAACGCCCTGGCTTTAGCGAACGACTTGCCATTTGGCGGCGCGTGCTACCTGAAAATGCGGTCTATGAGGATGGCTTTAGCATAGAAAGTCTAGCCGAGTACGCCCTAAGTGGCGCACAAATTGTGCTCGTGATGAAAAACACAGCCTTAAAGGTTGCGCTTCGCGAGGAGGCTATTTTTAGCTTAGAGGATTTTAGGGCAAGCATCACTAGAGAGCTAAATAGCTCATTTGGCGAGAGTAAAAAAGTAGGGCTTTTGTAG
- a CDS encoding BON domain-containing protein has translation MAILFSGCISVISPISNALTVYDIYSISRDKRGIITIASDKIKKLKIQSAILKSKGISNWDIDVGVFYSQVYLVGLVEDKKAYKKLLSLAKNEIKNGKIHTYIKIKQPNYNCSHAAIFSQLKADLFGASNVEGTAVRVSIVGCDVVFTGVVASKNQESSAIWFAKHIDGVDNVYSFLQVIN, from the coding sequence ATGGCTATTTTGTTCTCAGGCTGCATTAGCGTCATCTCTCCTATTTCAAACGCGCTAACAGTATACGACATCTACTCCATATCGCGCGATAAAAGAGGTATCATCACAATAGCCTCCGATAAGATAAAAAAGCTAAAAATTCAATCCGCAATCCTAAAAAGCAAGGGCATAAGCAACTGGGACATAGACGTGGGCGTGTTTTACTCGCAGGTGTATTTAGTGGGGTTAGTAGAGGATAAAAAGGCATATAAAAAACTCCTATCGCTAGCAAAAAATGAGATAAAAAATGGCAAAATTCATACCTACATAAAGATAAAACAGCCAAACTATAACTGCTCACACGCTGCTATTTTTAGCCAGTTAAAGGCGGATTTATTCGGTGCTAGCAACGTAGAGGGTACGGCTGTGAGAGTAAGCATAGTGGGGTGCGATGTAGTCTTTACTGGCGTGGTGGCTAGCAAAAATCAAGAAAGCAGCGCCATATGGTTTGCTAAGCACATAGACGGCGTGGATAATGTCTACTCATTTTTACAGGTCATTAACTAA
- a CDS encoding aminotransferase class V-fold PLP-dependent enzyme codes for MSLSQIRENIILKQGVHYFDFTASGLAYAPIEKRIADMLPEYANTHSESSSNSIKTQKLYEHAKSELKRLLGLGDEFYLMATGHGSSAAIKKFQELLGIYIPPATRRRLGMVRPENLPLVIVGAFEHHSNEVSWRSGLCEVVRIGLNDRGGINLNELKSVLSAAKAQNREIIASFSLASNVTGVIAEYAKISALVREAGGIMAYDAAAASPYMQIAARYFDALYLSPHKLLGGVGSCGLLAVRKGLFGFEKPTFAAGGTVSYVSRNSHKFIAQPERLEEGGTPPITQLVRAWLAYALREEVGLERIERTETELKQYFTARLEKVPNLINYCPRNQRRLGIFAFNIAGISPYELANALSERYGIQTRAGCACAGPYGHELLGLVDDAPLEQKPGWLRASVHYTHTKADIDYFIESLKECIKDFV; via the coding sequence ATAAGCTTATCGCAAATAAGGGAAAATATCATACTAAAGCAGGGCGTGCATTATTTTGACTTTACCGCCTCTGGCTTAGCCTATGCACCCATAGAAAAGCGCATAGCAGATATGCTACCCGAGTATGCAAACACCCACTCTGAAAGCTCCTCAAACTCCATAAAAACTCAAAAGCTATATGAACATGCCAAAAGCGAGCTAAAGCGACTGCTTGGGCTAGGAGATGAGTTTTATCTCATGGCTACAGGGCATGGCTCAAGCGCGGCGATAAAGAAGTTTCAAGAACTCCTTGGCATTTATATCCCTCCAGCTACAAGGCGTCGCCTAGGCATGGTGCGCCCAGAAAATCTGCCCCTAGTCATAGTCGGAGCGTTTGAGCATCACTCAAATGAAGTAAGCTGGCGCAGTGGGCTTTGCGAGGTCGTGCGAATAGGACTAAACGACAGAGGAGGGATAAATTTAAACGAGCTAAAAAGCGTACTAAGCGCAGCAAAAGCGCAAAATCGTGAAATAATCGCTAGCTTTAGCCTAGCCTCAAACGTAACAGGCGTCATCGCCGAATACGCCAAAATCTCAGCACTCGTGCGTGAAGCAGGCGGGATAATGGCATACGACGCAGCCGCTGCAAGTCCGTATATGCAAATTGCTGCACGCTATTTTGACGCACTTTATCTAAGTCCACACAAGCTCCTTGGTGGTGTAGGCAGCTGCGGATTGCTCGCTGTAAGAAAGGGGCTTTTTGGATTTGAAAAGCCAACATTTGCAGCTGGAGGGACAGTAAGCTACGTAAGCAGAAACTCGCATAAATTTATAGCCCAGCCTGAGAGGCTTGAGGAGGGTGGCACTCCGCCTATTACCCAGCTAGTGCGTGCGTGGCTAGCGTATGCACTGCGTGAGGAGGTGGGGCTTGAGCGTATAGAGCGGACTGAAACCGAGCTAAAGCAGTACTTTACAGCTAGGCTTGAAAAAGTGCCAAATTTAATCAACTACTGCCCACGCAATCAACGCCGACTTGGAATTTTTGCCTTTAACATAGCTGGCATTAGCCCTTATGAGCTAGCAAATGCTCTATCAGAGCGATACGGCATACAAACTAGGGCAGGATGTGCGTGCGCTGGACCATATGGGCATGAGCTTTTGGGATTAGTAGACGACGCACCGCTAGAGCAAAAACCAGGCTGGCTTAGAGCAAGCGTGCATTATACGCACACAAAGGCTGATATTGATTATTTTATAGAAAGCTTAAAAGAGTGCATTAAAGACTTTGTTTAA
- a CDS encoding DUF234 domain-containing protein → MLQSRTNHIQKRHNIYTLSSFYKRMPHLDIGELIRFYFVFDALMIKGAYYDIFEAIYEEILPRAGEISIALNLSQDERAVLCKLARGDRRYFSAYKLMLKQDAARAYASLLGGEYLFIEPTFEVRPKRDKRQKLPRYQRRRLIQNKLHFCTHFLRFFFYFIEPNLKLLMAGKKDEVMAMIKREFDVFCSLGFERLSCELVAKKLGAKCTLQSLWVDKTEIDIFGFCEQGAVAAEAKYRGKKVCKSVLSQLENKCKALGVLPYHLGIVSACGFSNELLRLKSERVGLYDLEDFKELL, encoded by the coding sequence ATGCTACAATCACGCACAAATCACATACAAAAAAGGCATAATATCTATACTCTAAGTAGCTTTTATAAGCGTATGCCGCACCTTGATATAGGCGAGCTTATACGTTTTTATTTTGTATTTGACGCTCTTATGATAAAGGGCGCTTATTATGATATTTTTGAGGCGATTTATGAGGAGATTTTACCTAGGGCTGGGGAGATTTCGATAGCTTTAAATTTATCCCAAGATGAGCGTGCTGTCTTATGCAAACTAGCAAGGGGTGATAGACGTTATTTTAGTGCTTATAAACTCATGCTAAAGCAAGACGCCGCAAGGGCTTATGCTTCGCTTTTAGGGGGAGAGTATCTTTTTATCGAGCCAACCTTTGAAGTCCGTCCAAAGCGTGATAAACGCCAAAAACTCCCACGCTATCAAAGGCGCAGACTCATACAAAATAAGCTTCATTTTTGCACCCATTTTCTGCGCTTTTTCTTTTATTTTATTGAGCCAAATTTAAAGCTTTTAATGGCTGGCAAAAAAGATGAAGTAATGGCTATGATAAAGCGTGAGTTTGATGTATTTTGTTCTTTGGGCTTTGAGAGGTTAAGTTGCGAGCTAGTGGCTAAAAAGCTAGGCGCAAAATGCACGCTTCAAAGCCTTTGGGTGGATAAGACTGAGATTGATATATTTGGATTTTGCGAGCAGGGTGCTGTGGCTGCGGAGGCAAAATACAGAGGCAAAAAGGTCTGCAAAAGCGTGCTAAGCCAGCTAGAAAATAAATGCAAAGCTTTAGGTGTTTTGCCATATCATTTGGGCATAGTCTCGGCTTGCGGCTTTAGCAATGAGCTTTTAAGGCTTAAAAGCGAGCGTGTGGGGCTTTATGATTTGGAGGATTTTAAGGAGCTTTTATGA
- a CDS encoding PAS domain-containing sensor histidine kinase, translating to MSDLSIQDGLKSLIEKTYIIEAEYERLNASYASLRQMIGGVIDAIPDALWVLNSNKSLFLSNSKASNKDELLRAVIAGLGEESNSTEVEFNGGVYLAKLVKSGDKIIITATDITVQKRTERLVSMGQVAAHLAHEIRNPIGSLSLLASSLPRYVSGKGEILAQQMQKAIWRVERIIKATLLFTKGVKTTPKQFKFSSLAKECTEAIEYYEYSKQIEFNLDFGDMSYVGDADLIAMVFDNLIFNAIDAIEESDDDEGEVRLWHEKEGDELKFYIYDSGVSIADTGAIFEPFKTSKLKGNGLGLALCVQIIAAHGGSIEIALNPKTFCVSLPLAR from the coding sequence ATGAGTGATTTAAGCATACAAGACGGCTTAAAAAGCCTGATAGAAAAGACCTATATAATAGAGGCAGAATACGAGCGGTTAAATGCCTCGTATGCGTCTTTGCGCCAGATGATAGGGGGCGTAATAGACGCAATACCTGATGCGCTTTGGGTATTAAATTCTAACAAGAGCCTTTTTTTATCAAATTCAAAAGCCTCAAATAAAGATGAGCTTTTACGTGCAGTAATCGCTGGGCTTGGTGAGGAGAGTAACAGCACTGAGGTTGAGTTTAATGGAGGAGTATATCTAGCAAAACTCGTAAAAAGTGGCGATAAAATTATCATCACGGCCACAGATATAACAGTACAAAAGCGCACAGAAAGGCTTGTGTCAATGGGACAAGTCGCAGCTCATCTAGCGCATGAGATACGAAATCCCATAGGCTCGCTCTCTCTCCTAGCTAGCTCATTGCCTCGCTATGTAAGTGGCAAGGGAGAAATCCTAGCCCAGCAGATGCAAAAAGCCATATGGCGTGTGGAGCGGATTATAAAGGCGACTTTGCTATTTACTAAAGGGGTAAAAACTACGCCGAAGCAGTTTAAATTTAGCTCTCTTGCAAAGGAGTGCACAGAGGCGATAGAGTATTATGAGTATTCAAAGCAGATTGAATTTAATCTAGATTTTGGTGATATGAGCTATGTTGGGGATGCGGATTTAATCGCCATGGTATTTGATAATTTAATCTTTAATGCAATAGATGCGATTGAGGAGAGTGATGATGATGAGGGCGAGGTAAGGCTTTGGCATGAAAAAGAGGGTGATGAGCTTAAGTTTTATATTTATGATAGTGGAGTGAGCATAGCTGACACTGGAGCTATATTTGAACCTTTTAAGACAAGTAAGCTAAAGGGCAATGGGCTAGGGCTTGCCCTATGTGTACAAATCATAGCTGCACATGGCGGAAGCATAGAAATAGCGTTAAATCCAAAAACTTTTTGTGTGAGTTTGCCTTTGGCTAGATAG
- a CDS encoding methyl-accepting chemotaxis protein, which yields MKISSKIVSMLVISLGLLLTAVVVVNSFISKDTTNFTKNNIVDIVQKEREDALVDQVKILRSVADAMYTDGLNEQMSDEEIRSWMAEYFSKIKWGENGSEYAYVIDSKGTLIYHPRDEFMGKNKLDFKDPNGVELYKDIINNAMSGKNEFTRYTLKLDGKDIPRLGFGLKMKDIDWIVASKVDTDDVLTKATKKADELDDFISKEESIFLLIASAIVIVSLIVSILYTKASITKPLNTLIERAKNLSSGDGDLTRKLEVSGKDETALASAAINDFIEKVRVLISDAKHLSTENSSVANELSSTSLQTGKRVEDSTAIVNRVNQNCSDIEESMKESIARAQSGKEDLQKATTYINEATMAIGNLANQISHSAHTEAEMANKIEQLSKDAEQVKSVLVVINDIADQTNLLALNAAIEAARAGEHGRGFAVVADEVRNLAERTQKSLTEINATINVIVQAITESSEQMNANSKQIGELNEVASNVRNTIDVMSDAIGNAIRLSDSTVEDYIQTGKNIQNITKGIGSISELSSENARSVEEIASAAEHLNKMTDTLNSKLGEFRT from the coding sequence ATGAAGATTTCTTCTAAAATCGTGTCTATGCTAGTGATATCTTTGGGTTTATTGCTTACTGCTGTAGTTGTTGTAAACTCATTTATTAGCAAAGATACTACAAATTTCACTAAAAATAACATAGTGGATATTGTGCAAAAAGAGCGAGAGGATGCTCTTGTAGATCAGGTTAAGATACTTCGTTCTGTAGCAGATGCAATGTATACTGATGGCTTAAATGAGCAGATGAGCGATGAGGAAATACGAAGCTGGATGGCAGAGTATTTTTCTAAAATTAAGTGGGGTGAAAATGGCAGCGAATACGCTTACGTTATTGATTCAAAGGGAACTTTGATTTATCATCCTAGAGATGAGTTCATGGGTAAAAATAAGCTTGATTTTAAAGATCCAAACGGAGTGGAGCTTTATAAAGATATTATAAATAATGCCATGTCTGGCAAAAATGAATTTACTCGCTATACTCTTAAGCTAGATGGAAAAGACATACCTAGGCTTGGCTTCGGTCTTAAGATGAAGGATATAGACTGGATAGTTGCCTCTAAGGTGGATACTGATGATGTCCTTACTAAGGCGACTAAAAAAGCAGATGAATTAGATGACTTTATCTCCAAAGAAGAGAGCATATTCCTCCTTATCGCATCAGCTATAGTTATTGTATCTTTAATAGTTAGCATACTTTATACTAAAGCAAGTATCACTAAGCCACTTAACACCTTAATCGAAAGAGCTAAGAACTTAAGTAGTGGAGATGGCGATTTAACACGTAAGCTAGAAGTAAGTGGTAAAGATGAGACAGCCCTAGCAAGTGCAGCCATAAATGATTTTATAGAAAAGGTAAGAGTATTAATAAGTGATGCTAAGCACCTAAGTACTGAAAACTCAAGTGTAGCAAATGAGCTAAGCTCAACATCTTTACAAACTGGAAAGCGTGTAGAGGATAGTACAGCAATAGTAAATCGTGTAAATCAAAACTGCTCTGATATAGAGGAGAGCATGAAAGAATCAATTGCTAGAGCTCAAAGCGGCAAAGAGGATTTACAAAAGGCAACCACATATATAAATGAAGCCACTATGGCTATAGGAAACCTAGCTAATCAAATCTCACACTCAGCTCACACAGAGGCTGAAATGGCTAATAAAATAGAGCAGCTTAGCAAAGATGCAGAGCAGGTAAAATCAGTACTTGTTGTAATAAATGATATAGCAGATCAGACAAATTTACTTGCCCTTAATGCAGCTATTGAGGCAGCACGTGCTGGAGAGCATGGCAGGGGATTTGCAGTGGTTGCTGATGAGGTAAGAAATCTAGCAGAGCGTACTCAAAAATCTCTAACAGAGATAAATGCTACAATTAATGTAATAGTACAAGCCATAACTGAAAGTAGTGAGCAGATGAATGCAAACTCTAAGCAAATAGGCGAATTAAACGAAGTAGCTAGCAATGTAAGAAATACAATTGATGTAATGAGCGATGCAATAGGTAATGCTATAAGATTAAGTGATAGTACAGTAGAGGATTATATCCAAACTGGTAAAAATATCCAAAACATAACCAAAGGCATAGGTAGTATAAGCGAGCTATCAAGTGAAAATGCTAGAAGTGTAGAGGAGATTGCCTCTGCGGCTGAGCATCTAAATAAGATGACTGATACGTTAAATTCTAAACTAGGTGAGTTTAGGACGTAA
- a CDS encoding methyl-accepting chemotaxis protein, giving the protein MKISSKIVLMLVVSLGLLLTSVVVVNSFISKETTSFTKDSIINIMQKEREAELINEVKILRAVADAMYADGIKEHMSENMIRVWMAEYFSKIGWGDNESNYAYILDSKGNLIYHPRKDFMGHNKIDLQDANGVKIYQEIIKNATSNKNDFTHYILKVDGHEIPRLGFGLKMKNVDWIVASKIDTDDIAVQSSKKASELDDFISKEESIFLLIASAIVIVSLIVSILYTKASITKPLNTLIERAKNLSSGDGDLTRKLEVSGKDETALASAAINDFIEKVRVLISDAKHLSTENSSVANELSSTSLQTGKRVEDSTAIVNRVNQNCSDIEESMKESIARAQSGKEDLQKATTYINEATMAIGNLANQISHSAHTEAEMANKIEQLSKDAEQVKSVLVVINDIADQTNLLALNAAIEAARAGEHGRGFAVVADEVRNLAERTQKSLTEINATINVIVQAITESSEQMNANSKQIGELNEVASNVRNTIDVMSDAIGNAIRLSDSTVEDYIQTGKNIQNITKGIGSISELSSENARSVEEIASAAEHLNKMTDTLNSKLGEFRT; this is encoded by the coding sequence ATGAAGATTTCTTCTAAGATTGTCCTAATGTTAGTTGTTTCCCTAGGGCTACTGCTAACATCTGTTGTGGTTGTAAACTCTTTCATAAGCAAAGAGACTACAAGCTTTACGAAAGATAGCATAATAAATATCATGCAAAAAGAAAGAGAAGCCGAACTCATAAATGAAGTAAAAATTCTTCGTGCCGTAGCTGATGCGATGTATGCAGATGGAATTAAAGAGCATATGAGTGAAAATATGATAAGAGTATGGATGGCGGAGTATTTCTCTAAGATAGGCTGGGGCGATAACGAATCAAACTACGCTTATATCTTAGACTCAAAAGGCAACCTGATCTATCACCCTAGAAAAGACTTTATGGGGCATAATAAAATAGACCTACAAGATGCAAATGGGGTAAAAATTTATCAAGAAATTATAAAAAATGCTACATCAAATAAAAATGATTTTACACACTATATCCTAAAGGTTGACGGTCATGAGATACCTAGACTGGGTTTTGGTTTAAAAATGAAAAATGTTGACTGGATAGTTGCATCCAAAATAGATACCGACGACATAGCAGTACAATCAAGTAAAAAAGCATCAGAGCTTGATGACTTTATCTCCAAAGAAGAGAGCATATTCCTCCTTATCGCATCAGCTATAGTTATTGTATCTTTAATAGTTAGCATACTTTATACTAAAGCAAGTATCACTAAGCCACTTAACACCTTAATCGAAAGAGCTAAGAACTTAAGTAGTGGAGATGGCGATTTAACACGTAAGCTAGAAGTAAGTGGTAAAGATGAGACAGCCCTAGCAAGTGCAGCCATAAATGATTTTATAGAAAAGGTAAGAGTATTAATAAGTGATGCTAAGCACCTAAGTACTGAAAACTCAAGTGTAGCAAATGAGCTAAGCTCAACATCTTTACAAACTGGAAAGCGTGTAGAGGATAGTACAGCAATAGTAAATCGTGTAAATCAAAACTGCTCTGATATAGAGGAGAGCATGAAAGAATCAATTGCTAGAGCTCAAAGCGGCAAAGAGGATTTACAAAAGGCAACCACATATATAAATGAAGCCACTATGGCTATAGGAAACCTAGCTAATCAAATCTCACACTCAGCTCACACAGAGGCTGAAATGGCTAATAAAATAGAGCAGCTTAGCAAAGATGCAGAGCAGGTAAAATCAGTACTTGTTGTAATAAATGATATAGCAGATCAGACAAATTTACTTGCCCTTAATGCAGCTATTGAGGCAGCACGTGCTGGAGAGCATGGCAGGGGATTTGCAGTGGTTGCTGATGAGGTAAGAAATCTAGCAGAGCGTACTCAAAAATCTCTAACAGAGATAAATGCTACAATTAATGTAATAGTACAAGCCATAACTGAAAGTAGTGAGCAGATGAATGCAAACTCTAAGCAAATAGGCGAATTAAACGAAGTAGCTAGCAATGTAAGAAATACAATTGATGTAATGAGCGATGCAATAGGTAATGCTATAAGATTAAGTGATAGTACAGTAGAGGATTATATCCAAACTGGTAAAAATATCCAAAACATAACCAAAGGCATAGGTAGTATAAGCGAGCTATCAAGTGAAAATGCTAGAAGTGTAGAGGAGATTGCCTCTGCGGCTGAGCATCTAAATAAGATGACTGATACGTTAAATTCTAAACTTGGAGAGTTTAGAACGTAA